A single region of the Buchnera aphidicola (Formosaphis micheliae) genome encodes:
- the gpt gene encoding xanthine phosphoribosyltransferase, whose amino-acid sequence MSKKYIVTWDMLQIHARKLAKKLLSVKKWKGIIAVSRGGLIPSALLARELSIRFVDTICISSYDYDNLRDMKIIKQAAGNGKDIIVVDDLVDTGGTAKIIREIYPKAYFVTIFAKPIGRSFVNDYIIDIPQNIWIEQPWDMSISYIKPLIKDI is encoded by the coding sequence ATGAGCAAGAAATACATTGTTACTTGGGATATGCTTCAAATTCATGCCAGAAAATTAGCGAAAAAATTACTTTCAGTAAAAAAATGGAAAGGAATTATTGCTGTTAGTAGAGGTGGTTTAATTCCATCCGCTCTTTTAGCAAGAGAACTTAGCATACGTTTTGTAGATACTATATGTATCTCTAGTTACGATTATGATAATTTACGTGATATGAAAATAATTAAACAAGCTGCAGGTAATGGAAAAGATATTATTGTTGTGGATGATTTAGTAGATACAGGTGGAACTGCTAAGATAATTCGTGAAATATATCCAAAAGCATATTTTGTAACTATTTTTGCTAAACCTATAGGGCGTTCATTTGTTAATGATTACATAATAGATATCCCTCAGAATATATGGATAGAACAACCGTGGGACATGAGTATATCTTATATAAAACCTTTAATTAAAGACATATAA